One Clostridium sp. CM027 genomic window carries:
- a CDS encoding HlyC/CorC family transporter, protein MDPDGTWQIISLVILLLFSAFFSASETALMTLSKIRLRHMVDSKVCGAERISKLLENPSKLLGVILVGNNISNIGASALATSLAIHYYKASGVAIATAIMTILVLIFAEITPKSLAAQNSEKIALKVARPLSLITFILNPLITVLIYITNTIIKVLGGEVTKVKPFITEEELKTMVSVSHEEGVLEGEEKQMIYNVFEFGDSQAKDVMTPRTDMIVANVTSTYEELIKIFREEQFSRLPIYEETVDNIIGVLYIKDLIFFEDGREEFSIEKHMRVPYFTYEYKSTVDLFADMRAKRVPIAILLDEYGGTSGIVTIEDLVEEIVGDIDDEYDDDTDKIEVIKEDEYIVDGDTKISMVNEMIGLNIESEDFDSIGGFVTGILGRLPKTGETINYNDTKFIIQNTSKNRIVKLKIIT, encoded by the coding sequence ATGGACCCCGATGGTACGTGGCAAATTATATCTTTAGTAATTTTATTACTGTTTTCAGCCTTTTTCTCTGCTTCTGAAACTGCTTTGATGACTTTAAGCAAAATAAGGCTAAGGCATATGGTAGATTCAAAAGTTTGTGGTGCTGAGCGAATTAGTAAATTACTTGAAAATCCAAGTAAACTTTTAGGCGTTATTTTAGTAGGGAATAACATTTCCAATATAGGTGCTTCTGCACTAGCAACTTCCCTAGCCATTCACTATTATAAAGCCTCTGGGGTAGCTATTGCGACCGCTATTATGACAATTCTTGTATTGATTTTTGCGGAAATAACACCAAAATCATTAGCTGCACAAAATTCCGAAAAAATTGCTTTAAAAGTTGCTCGGCCATTAAGTCTAATTACCTTCATTTTAAATCCCCTTATTACAGTCTTAATTTATATAACAAATACAATAATAAAAGTACTTGGTGGGGAAGTCACTAAGGTAAAACCTTTTATTACTGAAGAAGAGTTAAAAACAATGGTTAGTGTAAGTCATGAGGAAGGTGTTTTAGAAGGCGAAGAAAAGCAAATGATTTATAATGTATTTGAATTTGGAGATTCGCAAGCAAAAGATGTCATGACTCCAAGAACTGATATGATTGTAGCAAATGTAACCTCTACTTACGAAGAGCTCATAAAAATCTTCAGGGAAGAGCAATTTTCTAGATTGCCTATATATGAAGAGACTGTTGATAATATTATTGGCGTTTTATACATTAAAGATTTAATTTTCTTCGAAGATGGAAGAGAAGAATTCAGCATAGAGAAACATATGCGTGTCCCTTACTTTACGTATGAGTACAAAAGCACCGTAGATTTATTTGCAGATATGCGTGCAAAACGAGTTCCTATAGCCATTTTATTAGATGAATACGGTGGAACTTCTGGAATTGTTACAATCGAAGATTTAGTAGAAGAAATTGTGGGAGATATAGATGATGAATACGACGATGATACAGATAAAATCGAAGTTATCAAAGAAGATGAATATATTGTTGATGGTGACACAAAAATAAGCATGGTTAATGAAATGATAGGCCTCAATATAGAATCAGAGGATTTTGATTCCATAGGCGGTTTCGTTACCGGCATACTAGGACGGCTTCCAAAGACAGGCGAGACAATAAATTATAATGACACAAAATTTATTATACAAAACACCAGTAAAAATCGTATAGTAAAACTAAAAATTATAACTTAA
- a CDS encoding DEAD/DEAH box helicase, protein MIKFKELGLSDDILNTIKIQGITEPTPIQEQSIRLIKDGKDVIAEAQTGTGKTLAFLLPMFDNMSNDINTIQGLIVTPTRELAIQITSEAKKLAEGKNLNILAAYGGKDIGAQLKKLKGNIHLVIATPGRLLDHLSRGTVRLDNLKTIVLDEADQMLLMGFKNDVESILEKTPKNRQTLCFSATMSSDVKKMAYKYMNDPKEVIIKKEETTLKTIKQFLIETTDRRKQEDLCKVMDEDNPFMAIIFCRTKRRVDDLEMALYKKGYNCKKLHSDVTQSKREKIMKEFKKCDIQYLIATDVAARGLDINGVSHVYNYDMPESAEGYIHRIGRTGRAGEEGYTYLFSAPKDKVLLDAIEKKIKGKIPRKIL, encoded by the coding sequence ATGATAAAGTTTAAAGAGCTAGGACTTAGCGACGATATACTAAATACGATTAAAATTCAAGGAATTACTGAGCCAACGCCTATACAAGAGCAAAGTATTAGGCTAATAAAAGACGGTAAGGATGTTATAGCAGAGGCACAAACAGGCACCGGAAAAACACTTGCGTTTCTACTGCCAATGTTTGATAATATGTCAAATGATATAAATACGATTCAAGGATTAATAGTGACTCCTACAAGAGAACTTGCAATACAGATAACTAGTGAAGCTAAAAAGCTTGCAGAAGGTAAAAATTTAAATATTTTGGCAGCGTATGGTGGCAAGGACATAGGTGCACAGCTGAAAAAATTAAAAGGAAATATTCATTTAGTAATAGCAACACCAGGAAGATTACTAGACCATCTTAGTCGAGGTACGGTAAGGCTTGATAACCTTAAAACCATAGTATTAGATGAGGCGGATCAAATGCTTCTTATGGGATTTAAAAATGATGTGGAGTCTATCTTAGAAAAAACACCAAAAAACAGGCAGACGCTATGTTTTTCAGCAACTATGAGCTCTGATGTGAAAAAAATGGCTTATAAGTATATGAACGATCCTAAAGAAGTAATTATTAAAAAAGAAGAGACAACACTTAAAACTATAAAACAATTTTTAATAGAAACTACGGATAGACGCAAACAAGAAGATTTATGTAAAGTAATGGACGAAGATAATCCATTTATGGCCATCATTTTTTGTAGAACTAAAAGAAGAGTTGATGATCTTGAGATGGCTCTTTATAAAAAAGGTTATAATTGTAAAAAACTACATTCTGATGTAACTCAATCAAAAAGAGAAAAAATAATGAAAGAGTTTAAGAAGTGTGATATTCAGTATTTAATTGCCACAGATGTAGCAGCAAGAGGCCTTGATATAAATGGAGTTAGTCATGTTTATAACTACGATATGCCTGAAAGTGCAGAAGGATATATCCACCGCATTGGAAGAACAGGAAGAGCTGGCGAAGAAGGATATACATATTTATTTTCAGCTCCAAAGGATAAAGTTCTTTTAGATGCTATAGAAAAGAAAATAAAAGGTAAAATTCCTAGAAAAATTTTGTAG